One genomic window of bacterium includes the following:
- a CDS encoding 2-hydroxychromene-2-carboxylate isomerase, with amino-acid sequence MNKFSRLRGDAALAVYIDMKSPYAFIAIEPTRAMAAAAGVSIDWRPFTLDIPSFLGSARLDKKGKVESSQRTPSQWSWVRYAYQDARRYAKLRDKTLRGTEKIWDSSLAGIAMLWAKQQGSECFDRFVDEAYERFWRRDLDIEDLDVLEAALAGIGADVGGFRAYARGAGRDAHDQLNEAAFDAGVFGVPSYLVADEMWFGREHLPRVAWLLRGSVGPSPDVANRGFGP; translated from the coding sequence ATGAACAAGTTCTCGCGGCTCCGCGGAGATGCGGCCCTCGCGGTCTACATCGACATGAAGAGCCCCTACGCGTTCATCGCCATCGAGCCGACCCGGGCGATGGCCGCGGCGGCCGGTGTTTCGATCGATTGGCGGCCGTTCACGCTGGACATTCCCAGTTTTCTGGGTTCCGCCCGGCTCGACAAGAAGGGAAAGGTCGAGAGCAGCCAACGCACCCCCAGCCAATGGTCGTGGGTTCGCTACGCGTATCAGGATGCGCGGCGTTATGCGAAGCTGCGTGACAAGACGCTCCGGGGTACCGAGAAGATCTGGGATTCCAGTCTGGCCGGTATTGCGATGCTCTGGGCGAAGCAACAAGGCAGCGAGTGTTTCGATCGATTCGTCGACGAGGCCTACGAACGCTTCTGGCGCCGCGATCTGGATATCGAGGATCTGGACGTTCTCGAAGCAGCCCTTGCCGGGATCGGCGCGGATGTCGGCGGCTTCCGAGCCTATGCCAGAGGTGCCGGCCGTGATGCCCACGACCAGTTGAACGAAGCAGCTTTCGATGCCGGCGTATTCGGCGTTCCCTCGTATCTCGTCGCCGATGAAATGTGGTTCGGCCGCGAACACCTCCCGCGCGTCGCCTGGTTGCTCCGAGGCTCGGTCGGGCCCTCGCCGGATGTGGCCAATCGGGGCTTCGGCCCGTGA
- a CDS encoding 2-hydroxychromene-2-carboxylate isomerase — translation MADSLTIDVFWSFRSPWSYLATPRLAAWQDRYQLDVRFRPVYPIAIRTPEFFDQVHPLWTRYFMVDVQRVAQFLELPIAWPHPDPVVQELADGRMRTGETQPYIHRLTRLGVLAEEEGSGVEFALAVSNLIWGGTENWHEGEHLARASAEAGLDLEALDARAESEVDRIEAAIAQNETDHATAEHWGVPTCAFQGEPFFGQDRLDVLLWRLKQNGLEER, via the coding sequence TTGGCCGATTCCCTGACGATCGACGTGTTCTGGTCGTTTCGAAGCCCCTGGTCCTATCTGGCGACGCCTCGTCTCGCTGCCTGGCAAGACCGATACCAGTTGGACGTGCGCTTTCGTCCGGTCTACCCCATTGCGATTCGCACTCCCGAGTTCTTCGACCAGGTTCATCCGTTGTGGACCCGCTACTTCATGGTCGACGTGCAACGCGTCGCGCAGTTCCTCGAACTTCCGATCGCGTGGCCGCACCCGGATCCGGTCGTCCAGGAACTGGCGGACGGACGCATGCGAACCGGTGAGACCCAGCCCTACATCCACCGCCTCACCCGGCTGGGCGTTCTGGCGGAAGAAGAAGGCTCGGGGGTCGAGTTTGCCCTTGCGGTCTCGAATCTGATCTGGGGCGGCACGGAGAACTGGCACGAGGGAGAACATCTGGCGCGAGCCAGCGCTGAAGCAGGCCTCGATCTCGAGGCCCTCGACGCCCGCGCGGAGAGCGAGGTCGATCGAATCGAAGCGGCAATCGCGCAGAACGAAACCGACCATGCGACCGCAGAACATTGGGGGGTGCCTACCTGCGCTTTCCAAGGTGAGCCGTTCTTTGGTCAGGATCGATTGGACGTACTCCTCTGGCGGTTGAAACAAAACGGCCTGGAAGAACGCTGA
- a CDS encoding nitroreductase family deazaflavin-dependent oxidoreductase — protein MSTEKTSGPGSPPPRFILKAMTRTHVFLHRLSGGRFFNKLGGDDVCFVTMTGAKSGRRLTVPLMYVPHEGGILLVASQGGAPKNPVWYGNLVKTPDIEVDHRGRHSNLRARLATAEEKPALWPICDRHYAPYAEYRERTTRDIPIFVCEPTD, from the coding sequence ATGTCTACCGAAAAGACCTCAGGCCCCGGCTCGCCCCCGCCCCGCTTCATCCTCAAGGCCATGACCCGGACGCATGTCTTCCTGCACCGTTTGTCCGGTGGACGCTTCTTCAACAAACTGGGTGGTGACGACGTCTGCTTCGTGACGATGACCGGTGCGAAGAGCGGACGCCGTCTGACCGTTCCGTTGATGTACGTACCCCACGAAGGCGGCATTCTTCTCGTAGCCTCCCAGGGCGGCGCGCCGAAGAACCCGGTCTGGTACGGCAACCTGGTCAAGACCCCGGACATCGAGGTCGATCATCGAGGCCGGCACTCGAATCTCCGGGCCCGGCTGGCGACGGCGGAGGAGAAGCCCGCTCTCTGGCCGATCTGTGACCGCCACTATGCACCCTATGCTGAGTACCGGGAGAGGACGACCCGCGACATCCCGATCTTCGTATGTGAACCCACGGACTGA
- a CDS encoding amidohydrolase family protein, translated as MRTLSTFSRRQFLTGTAASAAGLALGACSSPPEPGRYTEADIAGLAEQRKTELARSGKGPFGPQKYRGYRGLAELPWFELDSLGQLVCVADDFPTAIDMHCHFGISMLLAPDVDLMQRGERVWHLLDCDSEDPGCELDLDVYINANFTEDDLWELRKGVVAQASWGSSAAATHTIPNLLAEMKASRVGEAVILPIAFGLPFGDDLTERWMATIDQAEAGNQFVKAASVHPRDPNRIEKLDRYAAAGARAIKLHPTMQRFYPDDPDVMDIYEACERLGLAVTFHAGRAGIEPESTHRYAMPRHFEGALSSFPGVNFVLLHSGARDAASALDLGLRHENAWLGIHGQGVTSLHEMLEATGGERMLFGTDWPFYHLAATLAKVLIVTEGRPEQRAAILRGNAERLLAPPTSTSSA; from the coding sequence ATGCGAACGCTCTCGACCTTCTCCCGTCGCCAATTCCTGACCGGCACTGCCGCAAGCGCCGCCGGCCTTGCCCTCGGCGCTTGTTCCTCGCCCCCGGAGCCGGGCCGATACACGGAAGCGGATATCGCGGGACTGGCCGAGCAACGGAAGACCGAGCTTGCCCGCTCCGGGAAGGGACCCTTCGGCCCGCAGAAGTATCGTGGCTACCGCGGCCTCGCCGAGCTTCCCTGGTTCGAACTCGACTCCCTGGGTCAACTCGTCTGCGTCGCGGACGATTTTCCGACCGCCATCGATATGCACTGTCACTTCGGGATCTCGATGCTCCTGGCGCCGGACGTCGACCTCATGCAACGAGGGGAACGCGTCTGGCACCTGCTCGATTGCGATTCCGAAGATCCTGGCTGCGAACTGGACCTCGACGTCTACATCAATGCCAACTTTACCGAGGACGACCTCTGGGAACTGCGAAAAGGGGTCGTCGCCCAGGCCAGCTGGGGAAGCTCCGCGGCTGCGACCCACACCATCCCCAACCTCCTCGCCGAGATGAAGGCATCCCGCGTGGGCGAGGCCGTCATCCTGCCGATCGCCTTCGGCCTTCCGTTTGGAGACGACCTGACGGAGCGCTGGATGGCGACCATCGATCAGGCCGAGGCGGGAAATCAGTTCGTGAAGGCCGCTTCCGTGCACCCGCGAGATCCAAACCGCATCGAAAAGCTCGATCGATACGCGGCCGCCGGTGCTCGGGCGATCAAGTTGCATCCCACGATGCAACGCTTCTATCCGGATGACCCCGATGTCATGGACATCTACGAAGCCTGCGAGCGGCTGGGGCTGGCTGTGACCTTCCATGCGGGGCGTGCGGGTATCGAACCCGAATCCACCCATCGCTACGCAATGCCGCGCCACTTCGAAGGCGCGCTAAGCAGCTTCCCGGGCGTGAACTTCGTTCTCCTGCACTCCGGTGCCCGCGACGCAGCCTCTGCCCTCGACCTTGGTCTTCGCCATGAGAACGCCTGGCTGGGCATCCACGGCCAGGGCGTCACCTCGCTGCACGAGATGCTCGAAGCGACCGGTGGCGAGCGCATGCTATTCGGAACCGACTGGCCCTTCTATCACCTCGCAGCCACGTTGGCGAAGGTCTTGATCGTCACCGAAGGCAGACCCGAGCAGCGTGCGGCGATCCTGCGGGGGAATGCGGAGCGATTGCTGGCACCCCCGACTTCTACTTCCAGCGCCTGA